A window of the Nisaea acidiphila genome harbors these coding sequences:
- a CDS encoding TRAP transporter small permease subunit has protein sequence MFALNNYLIFWLDWPSMITFLGDLGILPGAAPKQPLDGTATILGALQTLSYLLCILGAAIYTKRTPEKPLRHDSQTMVGIAAYIIRASFWAVIFVGLADMVISFLRVEDLLPAIFGDDLATALGRSQFRGAYVHIPLVLAGCVTAAFTRSLGFTWLALLVVAAELSIVLSRFIFSYEQAFQGDLVRFWYGALFLFASAYTLYEDGHVRVDVLYAGLTSRMKGLVNIWGSLLLGMSLCVTVLAIGMWGKTSIINSPLLSFEVSQSGFGMYVKYLMAGFLGIFAISMMIQFASYILESLADYREEPGKREIAEASAH, from the coding sequence ATGTTCGCGCTGAACAACTACCTCATCTTCTGGCTGGACTGGCCGAGCATGATCACCTTCCTCGGGGATCTCGGCATTTTGCCCGGCGCGGCTCCGAAACAGCCGCTCGACGGAACCGCTACGATCCTCGGCGCGCTGCAGACGCTGTCCTATCTGCTCTGCATCCTCGGCGCCGCGATCTACACCAAGCGGACGCCGGAAAAGCCGTTGCGGCATGACTCGCAGACGATGGTCGGCATCGCCGCCTACATCATCCGCGCCTCATTCTGGGCGGTCATCTTTGTCGGACTTGCCGACATGGTGATTTCCTTCCTCCGGGTCGAAGACCTGCTTCCGGCGATTTTCGGCGACGATCTCGCGACGGCGCTGGGGCGCTCGCAGTTCCGCGGCGCTTATGTCCATATTCCGCTGGTGCTTGCGGGCTGCGTGACGGCCGCCTTCACCCGCTCCCTCGGCTTTACCTGGCTGGCTCTCCTCGTCGTCGCGGCGGAGCTCAGCATCGTGCTCAGCCGCTTCATCTTCTCCTACGAGCAGGCCTTCCAGGGCGACCTCGTCCGCTTCTGGTACGGCGCCCTCTTCCTCTTCGCGAGCGCCTACACGCTCTACGAAGACGGGCATGTCCGCGTCGACGTGCTCTATGCCGGGCTTACCAGCCGGATGAAGGGCCTGGTCAATATCTGGGGCTCCCTGCTCCTCGGCATGTCGCTTTGCGTCACCGTCCTTGCCATCGGCATGTGGGGCAAGACCTCCATCATCAACAGTCCGCTGCTGAGCTTCGAAGTCTCGCAGTCCGGTTTCGGGATGTATGTGAAATATCTGATGGCCGGTTTCCTCGGGATCTTCGCGATCTCGATGATGATCCAGTTCGCCAGCTACATCCTCGAAAGCCTCGCCGACTATCGCGAGGAACCCGGCAAGCGCGAAATCGCAGAAGCCTCAGCACATTAA
- a CDS encoding TRAP transporter substrate-binding protein, protein MKRRDFISKAGLAGVGGAAAAAASSFPKPSLAQERIEMVIVSTWGRDFPGLGTNAQLMAERIQETSGGKIQVQYFAAGERVGAFDSFDEVASGNAQAYHAADYYWKGKHPAWAYFTSVPFGLTYNEMAAWIHHMGGQELWDELAGDFGLKCLAAGNTGVQMGGWFNKEINSADDLKGLKMRIPGLGGDVMAKLGASPVSLPGGQIYENLVSGAIEATEWVGPWNDYAMKFYEATKYYYYPGMHEPGGFDSLGINASWWGTLSKTDQAIIKSVAGQTNDWMMAEYNAKNGEYLRKLIDEHGVEVREFNDDVYDAFGDAAEQVFEETRQHSDLANKVHESFLNARSAAGGWLKLADVGYSEKRNRVLGM, encoded by the coding sequence ATGAAACGTCGCGACTTTATCTCCAAAGCTGGGCTGGCCGGCGTCGGCGGTGCCGCCGCCGCTGCTGCATCGTCTTTCCCGAAACCGTCTCTCGCCCAAGAGCGCATCGAAATGGTGATCGTCTCGACCTGGGGTCGTGACTTCCCGGGCCTGGGCACCAATGCCCAGCTGATGGCTGAGCGGATTCAGGAAACCTCGGGCGGTAAGATCCAGGTTCAGTACTTCGCCGCCGGCGAGCGCGTCGGTGCGTTCGACTCGTTCGACGAAGTCGCTTCCGGTAACGCGCAGGCTTACCACGCCGCCGACTATTACTGGAAAGGCAAGCATCCGGCCTGGGCCTACTTCACTTCGGTGCCGTTTGGCCTGACCTACAACGAGATGGCCGCTTGGATCCATCACATGGGCGGTCAGGAGCTTTGGGACGAGCTGGCCGGCGACTTCGGCCTCAAGTGCCTCGCGGCCGGCAACACCGGCGTGCAGATGGGCGGCTGGTTCAACAAGGAAATCAACAGCGCCGACGACCTCAAGGGCCTGAAGATGCGTATCCCGGGCCTCGGCGGCGACGTCATGGCCAAGCTGGGCGCCTCCCCGGTGTCCCTGCCGGGCGGCCAGATCTATGAAAACCTGGTCTCCGGCGCCATCGAGGCGACCGAGTGGGTCGGTCCGTGGAACGACTATGCGATGAAGTTCTACGAAGCCACCAAGTACTACTACTATCCGGGCATGCACGAGCCGGGCGGGTTCGACTCCCTCGGCATCAACGCCTCCTGGTGGGGTACCCTGTCCAAGACCGACCAGGCGATCATCAAGTCCGTCGCCGGCCAGACCAACGACTGGATGATGGCGGAATACAACGCCAAGAACGGTGAGTATCTGCGCAAGCTGATCGACGAGCACGGCGTCGAGGTCCGCGAATTCAACGACGACGTCTATGACGCGTTCGGCGATGCCGCGGAGCAGGTCTTCGAAGAGACCCGCCAGCACAGCGATCTCGCCAACAAGGTCCACGAGAGCTTCCTGAATGCCCGTTCCGCCGCCGGCGGCTGGCTGAAGCTCGCCGACGTCGGCTACTCCGAGAAGCGCAACCGCGTTCTCGGCATGTAA
- a CDS encoding Lrp/AsnC family transcriptional regulator, which translates to MDDMDRKILRLLQEDSSISVSDIARQVGLSASPCWKRINRMQTDGLIKRQVAVLDADKLGYGLTVFVSIKTGEHSADWLQTFAKTVEGMPEVLEFHRMAGEVDYLLKVVVPDMRSFDLFYKNLVELTALSEVTSRFSMETIKDTTALPV; encoded by the coding sequence ATGGATGACATGGACAGAAAGATCCTGCGCCTCCTGCAGGAGGACAGCAGCATCTCGGTCTCTGATATCGCGCGGCAGGTCGGGCTATCCGCCTCGCCATGCTGGAAGCGCATCAACCGGATGCAGACTGACGGGCTGATCAAACGGCAGGTCGCCGTTCTTGATGCCGACAAGCTCGGCTACGGTTTGACCGTCTTCGTCAGCATCAAGACGGGCGAGCATTCGGCGGACTGGCTACAGACCTTTGCCAAAACCGTCGAGGGGATGCCCGAAGTGCTTGAGTTCCATCGCATGGCCGGCGAAGTCGACTACTTGCTCAAAGTGGTCGTGCCGGACATGCGCAGCTTCGATCTTTTCTACAAAAATCTGGTCGAGCTGACCGCGCTGAGCGAGGTCACTTCGCGCTTCTCCATGGAAACGATCAAGGACACCACGGCCCTGCCGGTTTGA